Proteins found in one Quercus robur chromosome 2, dhQueRobu3.1, whole genome shotgun sequence genomic segment:
- the LOC126714590 gene encoding peroxidase 55-like isoform X1, with protein MGLWRGIVLLLAFMIIWRGEGQLVENFYSSSCPNVESIVQQVVSTKFSQTFTTIPATLRLFFHDCFVQGCDGSIMISSPNSDAEKDAQDNLSLAGDGFDTVIKAKQAVEQACPGKVSCADILAIAARDVVVLAGGPSFNVELGRRDGLISRASLVAGNLPEPTFNLNQLSTIFAKNNLSQNDMIALSGAHTVGFSHCSRFSNRLYSFSSSSPVDPSLNPTYAQQLEAGCPQNVDPSIAVDLDPVTPQTFDNVYYQNLVAGKGLLTSDQVLYTDPTSQPTIVDFANNPGDFNGAFIAAMRKLGRVGVKTGNDGQIRTDCTAFNS; from the exons ATGGGGTTATGGAGAGGGATAGTTTTGTTACTGGCTTTTATGATCATATGGAGAGGAGAGGGGCAACTAGTTGAAAATTTCTACAGCTCGAGCTGCCCAAACGTTGAGTCCATAGTGCAACAGGTAGTTTCTACAAAGTTTAGCCAGACTTTCACCACAATCCCAGCCACTCTGCGTCTATTTTTCCATGATTGCTTTGTTCAG GGATGTGACGGCTCAATCATGATATCATCGCCAAATAGTGATGCAGAAAAGGATGCCCAAGATAATCTTTCCCTAGCTGGAGATGGGTTTGACACTGTCATCAAGGCAAAGCAAGCCGTGGAACAAGCCTGCCCTGGCAAAGTCTCATGTGCCGACATTTTAGCTATTGCTGCAAGAGATGTTGTTGTCCTG GCTGGAGGCCCTTCATTCAATGTAGAACTTGGACGCCGCGATGGCCTTATTTCTCGGGCATCTCTGGTAGCTGGTAATTTGCCAGAACCAACCTTTAATCTCAACCAGCTCAGCACCATTTTTGCCAAAAACAATCTTAGCCAAAATGATATGATTGCATTGTCTGGAGCTCATACTGTAGGCTTCTCACACTGCAGTCGCTTTTCAAACCGCTTGTACTCATTTTCATCATCCTCTCCTGTCGACCCTTCTTTGAATCCTACTTATGCCCAGCAGTTGGAAGCAGGTTGTCCTCAAAATGTAGACCCCAGCATAGCTGTTGATCTTGATCCTGTAACCCCGCAAACTTTTGACAATGTGTACTACCAAAACCTAGTTGCAGGAAAGGGCTTGTTAACTTCAGATCAGGTGCTCTACACTGACCCAACATCTCAACCTACTATAGTAGATTTTGCGAACAATCCTGGTGATTTCAATGGAGCTTTTATCGCGGCAATGAGGAAGCTCGGTAGAGTTGGTGTTAAGACTGGTAACGATGGACAGATTAGGACAGACTGCACAGCATTCAATTCATGA
- the LOC126714587 gene encoding uncharacterized protein LOC126714587, producing the protein MNDWAAPLIAAALFALLSPGTLFQMPGKTRPLDLMGMKTSIGSIFVHTVLYGLLLILFLVVLNIHLYV; encoded by the coding sequence ATGAACGATTGGGCTGCACCACTCATAGCTGCGGCACTGTTTGCACTTTTGTCACCAGGAACACTGTTTCAAATGCCCGGAAAGACTCGGCCACTTGATTTAATGGGCATGAAGACTAGTATTGGCTCCATATTTGTGCACACGGTTCTCTACGGTTTGCTTCTTATTTTGTTTCTGGTTGTTCTTAACATTCACCTCTATGTCTAG
- the LOC126714588 gene encoding nuclear transport factor 2B-like: MNPDEVSKAFVEHYYSTFDSNRSALSNLYQEGSMLTFEGQKIQGSPNIVAKLTSLPFQQCKHHITTVDCQPSGPSGGMLVFVSGNLQISGEQHALKFSQMFHLIPTPQGSFYVLNDIFRLNYA; this comes from the exons atgaacccaGACGAAGTGTCGAAGGCGTTTGTCGAGCACTACTACTCGACTTTCGATTCGAATCGATCTGCTCTGTCGAACCTGTACCAGGAAGGTTCGATGCTGACCTTCGAGGGGCAGAAGATCCAGGGCTCACCCAACATCGTAGCTAAGCTCACCTCCCTCCCCTTCCAGCAGTGCAAGCACCACATCACCACCGTCGATTGCCAGCCCTCTGGTCCATCCGGTGGCATGCTCGTCTTCGTCAGTGGAAATCTTCAGATTTCCGGCGAACAACATGCCCTCAAGTTCAGTCAG ATGTTCCATCTGATTCCAACACCGCAGGGGAGCTTTTACGTATTGAATGACATATTCCGCTTGAATTATGCATAA
- the LOC126714586 gene encoding uncharacterized protein LOC126714586, translating to MGADWGPVVVSVVLFILLSPGLLFQIPSRVRVIEFGNMSTSGIAILVHAIIYFCIVTILIIAIGIHIYS from the coding sequence atgggtgcAGATTGGGGGCCAGTCGTTGTCTCCGTAGTTTTGTTCATCCTCTTGTCACCAGGGTTGCTTTTCCAAATACCGTCAAGAGTAAGGGTGATAGAGTTCGGGAACATGAGCACAAGCGGGATTGCCATTCTGGTTCATGCCATTATTTACTTTTGCATAGTCACCATCTTGATCATTGCAATCGGCATTCACATATATTCATGA
- the LOC126714589 gene encoding protein NUCLEAR FUSION DEFECTIVE 4, with amino-acid sequence MKDPTTMVGFWRESLCSFVNNRWLVFVAAMWLQSCAGIGYLFGSISPVIKSSLSYNQRQVARLGVAKDLGDSVGFLAGSLCEVLPLWAALLVGAIQNLVGYGWVWLVVTGRVPTLPLWAMCILIFVGTNGETYFNTVALVSCVQNFPKSRGPVVGILKGFAGLGGAILTQIYTVIHSPDHASLIFMVAVGPAMVVIALMFLVRPVKGHKQVRPTDGVCFTYIYSVCILLAAYLMGVMLVEDLVDLNHTVITVFTVILFILLLIPIVIPVSLSFLIDPRPPEEEALLPEPQKQEPGGLQQESSELIFSELEDEKPKEVDLLPASERQKRIAQLQARLFQAAADGAVRVKRRRGPHRGEDFTLMQALIKADFWLMFFSLLLGSGSGLTVIDNLGQMSQSLGYDNTHIFVSMISIWNFLGRIGGGYFSELIVRDYAYPRPVAMAVAQFIMAIGHIFFAMGWPGAMYIGTLLIGLGYGAHWAIVPAAASELFGLKKFGALYNFLTLANPAGSLVFSGLIASSIYDREAEKQAHQHHSQQQNWGSIFSGMFGVDEPLKCEGAVCFFLTSVIMSGFCIITVVLSMILVYRTKIVYAHLYGKLSSTKLT; translated from the exons ATGAAAGATCCGACAACAATGGTGGGtttttggagagagagtttATGTTCGTTTGTGAACAACAGATGGCTGGTGTTTGTGGCAGCAATGTGGTTGCAGTCGTGTGCAGGGATTGGGTACTTGTTTGGTAGCATATCACCTGTGATAAAGAGCTCGCTTAGCTATAACCAGAGGCAGGTTGCGAGGCTTGGTGTGGCTAAGGATTTAGGTGACAGTGTTGGGTTCTTGGCTGGGAGCTTGTGTGAGGTCTTGCCCTTGTGGGCTGCTCTTCTTGTTGGTGCTATCCAGAATCTTGTTGGGTATGGCTGGGTTTGGCTTGTTGTCACTGGGAGAGTCCCAACTTTGCCTTTGTGGGCT ATGTGCATTCTTATATTTGTGGGAACAAATGGTGAGACATACTTCAACACAGTTGCTCTGGTTTCTTGCGTGCAAAATTTCCCAAAAAGTAGGGGTCCTGTGGTTGGAATTCTGAAAGGATTTGCTGGATTGGGTGGTGCAATTTTGACTCAGATATATACAGTGATTCATTCCCCTGATCATGCATCTCTGATTTTCATGGTTGCAGTCGGTCCAGCAATGGTAGTTATTGCTCTAATGTTCCTTGTCAGACCTGTTAAAGGTCACAAACAAGTCCGGCCAACTGATGGCGTATGCTTCACATATATCTATAGTGTGTGCATCCTACTGGCTGCTTATTTGATGGGGGTCATGCTTGTTGAAGATCTGGTTGATTTGAACCATACAGTGATCACAGTTTTTACTGTAATTTTGTTTATCCTTCTCCTGATTCCAATTGTGATTCCCGTGTCACTGAGTTTTTTGATAGATCCAAGACCTCCAGAAGAAGAGGCACTTCTGCCTGAGCCACAGAAACAAGAACCTGGCGGACTTCAACAGGAGTCTAGTGAGCTAATATTCAGTGAGCTGGAAGATGAAAAGCCTAAGGAAGTGGACTTGCTTCCAGCATCAGAGAGGCAAAAACGAATTGCCCAATTGCAAGCAAGACTCTTCCAGGCAGCTGCAGATGGAGCAGTAAGGGTCAAGAGGAGGAGGGGTCCACATAGAGGGGAGGACTTCACCCTGATGCAAGCTTTAATTAAAGCAGACTTTTGGCTTATGTTTTTCTCACTTCTATTGGGTTCTGGATCTGGGTTGACAGTGATTGATAATCTGGGTCAGATGAGCCAGTCTCTAGGGTATGATAACACACATATATTTGTATCCATGATCAGCATTTGGAACTTTTTAGGTCGAATTGGTGGCGGTTACTTCTCTGAGCTTATTGTGAG GGACTATGCTTATCCAAGACCAGTGGCAATGGCTGTGGCGCAATTCATTATGGCAATTGGTCATATTTTCTTTGCAATGGGGTGGCCTGGGGCAATGTACATTGGTACGctgttgattggacttggttaTGGGGCTCATTGGGCGATTGTGCCAGCTGCTGCCTCCGAGTTGTTTGGTTTGAAAAAATTTGGGGCTTTGTACAATTTCCTCACATTGGCAAACCCTGCAGGTTCTTTAGTCTTCTCTGGTCTAATTGCTAGCAGTATATATGACCGTGAAGCAGAGAAGCAAGCTCATCAACACCATTCCCAGCAGCAGAATTGGGGATCAATTTTCTCAGGCATGTTTGGTGTGGATGAACCACTGAAGTGTGAAG